Proteins encoded by one window of Teretinema zuelzerae:
- a CDS encoding NifU family protein encodes MMEEAVKKALEDIRPQLQADGGDIEFISVSDDGKVLVTLTGACGSCPMATMTLKMGVEAHLKKTVPGVTEVLQA; translated from the coding sequence ATGATGGAAGAAGCGGTTAAAAAGGCCCTTGAAGATATTCGTCCCCAGCTCCAGGCCGACGGCGGAGACATCGAGTTCATTTCCGTTTCGGACGACGGAAAAGTGCTGGTCACCCTGACCGGCGCGTGCGGTTCGTGCCCCATGGCCACCATGACCCTCAAGATGGGCGTGGAAGCGCACTTGAAGAAGACAGTTCCCGGAGTTACCGAGGTTCTCCAGGCGTAA
- a CDS encoding tetratricopeptide repeat protein — protein sequence MKIRVIIACMVLISGLAGAQDKPDALKLYRNGRDLDAIGRTEDARAMYQQSIDVCMLDLSANPKNMDAYTVRGWALIRLEKYQETVDVCLEALKISSDYRIVETLGEAYFYQGNYKDSLKNMEKYIDAAPRGERISTAYFFVGEIYRITKQMNRAEIAYSAAVYLEPSISLWWFRLGGVRESVGDKQWAIEAYQRALKLRPDYKPASEALSRLRA from the coding sequence ATGAAAATACGTGTAATAATAGCCTGCATGGTTTTGATTTCCGGACTTGCCGGGGCTCAGGATAAGCCCGACGCCCTGAAACTCTACCGGAACGGCCGCGATCTCGACGCGATCGGAAGAACCGAAGACGCCCGAGCGATGTATCAACAGTCTATCGATGTGTGCATGCTCGATTTATCCGCCAATCCCAAGAACATGGACGCATATACCGTTCGGGGCTGGGCTTTGATACGGCTGGAAAAATATCAGGAAACAGTGGATGTCTGCCTCGAGGCGTTGAAAATCAGCTCGGACTACCGGATCGTCGAAACCCTCGGCGAAGCCTACTTTTATCAGGGCAACTACAAAGATTCGCTGAAGAACATGGAAAAATACATCGATGCAGCTCCGAGAGGCGAACGCATCAGCACCGCGTATTTTTTCGTCGGCGAGATTTACCGCATAACCAAACAGATGAACAGGGCGGAGATCGCGTACTCGGCGGCTGTGTACCTTGAGCCTTCGATTTCGCTGTGGTGGTTCCGGCTGGGAGGCGTGCGGGAAAGCGTAGGGGATAAGCAGTGGGCAATCGAGGCCTATCAGCGCGCGCTCAAGCTGAGGCCCGACTACAAACCCGCTAGCGAGGCTCTGTCTCGTCTCCGAGCATAA
- a CDS encoding FKBP-type peptidyl-prolyl cis-trans isomerase, with protein sequence MTISKDSVVSIEYTLTDAENEVLDSSEGMGPLEYLHGHNNLIPGLERQLEGKKAGDSLKATVAPADAYGERADDLVVQVERSQFPDDVEITEGMQFEAGGPDGSRIVTVTAIDGDKITVDANHPLAGETLHFDVKVLSVREATDDEKANGLDQGCGCGCGDDCGDDCGEEGCGCGSGGCGCGH encoded by the coding sequence ATGACTATTTCCAAAGACAGCGTCGTCAGCATCGAATACACCCTGACAGACGCAGAAAACGAGGTTCTTGACTCATCAGAGGGCATGGGCCCTCTTGAATATCTTCATGGACACAACAACCTCATTCCCGGACTCGAGCGCCAGCTCGAAGGGAAAAAGGCGGGAGACAGCCTCAAGGCCACAGTAGCCCCTGCGGACGCTTACGGCGAACGCGCGGACGATCTGGTCGTTCAGGTTGAACGCTCCCAGTTCCCGGACGATGTCGAGATCACGGAAGGCATGCAGTTCGAAGCGGGCGGCCCCGACGGCTCGCGCATCGTTACGGTGACCGCGATCGACGGAGACAAAATCACCGTCGACGCTAACCATCCCCTCGCGGGAGAAACCCTGCACTTCGACGTTAAGGTTCTTTCCGTTCGCGAAGCAACCGACGACGAAAAGGCTAACGGCCTGGATCAGGGTTGCGGCTGCGGATGCGGCGATGATTGCGGAGACGACTGCGGCGAAGAGGGCTGCGGTTGCGGATCCGGCGGTTGCGGCTGCGGCCACTAA
- a CDS encoding Fic family protein: MGRLNASFFPERLEQVGDIETKAVLKKLATAHQALAELKATAESMPNQDILINTLSLQEAKDSSAIENIITTQDDLYQSDNFEHKYQTIAAKEVHAYAHALQRTCDRVTATGLITLRDILEVQSIIEENRAGFRKLPGTELKNEATGATVYTPPQHPDDILLLMSNLEEFLNRNELADFDALTKMALIHHQIESIHPFYDGNGRTGRVLNILYLVKEGLLGSPILYLSRYINQSKVEYYRLLQDVRDTRNWEPWLLYMIGGVEQTSRQTTLLIHGIKKLMQDYKQKLKTEHPKMYSHELLNNLFRHPYTKIDYLVRDLGVTRKTASKYLDDLVEIGLVSKHKIGKENFYLNDSLFQHLQE, translated from the coding sequence ATGGGAAGACTGAACGCGTCATTTTTTCCGGAAAGGCTCGAACAAGTCGGCGATATCGAAACCAAGGCGGTTCTCAAGAAACTGGCGACGGCTCACCAAGCCCTTGCCGAACTGAAGGCAACCGCAGAATCGATGCCCAATCAAGATATTCTTATCAACACGTTATCTCTGCAAGAAGCGAAGGATAGTTCGGCAATAGAAAACATCATTACGACGCAAGACGATCTCTATCAGTCCGACAACTTTGAACACAAGTATCAAACCATAGCCGCAAAGGAAGTCCACGCCTACGCACACGCCTTGCAAAGGACCTGCGATCGGGTTACAGCGACAGGGCTCATCACCTTGAGAGATATTCTCGAAGTCCAATCTATCATCGAGGAGAATCGAGCCGGGTTTCGTAAGCTACCGGGAACCGAACTCAAAAACGAGGCGACTGGTGCTACAGTGTACACGCCTCCTCAACACCCCGACGACATCCTCCTCCTCATGAGCAACCTCGAAGAGTTCCTTAATCGGAACGAACTCGCGGACTTTGACGCCCTGACCAAGATGGCGCTCATCCATCACCAGATCGAAAGCATCCATCCCTTTTACGACGGCAACGGACGCACCGGGCGGGTCCTCAACATCCTCTATCTTGTCAAAGAGGGTCTCCTGGGAAGCCCTATCCTCTATCTTTCACGCTACATCAATCAGTCGAAGGTCGAATACTATCGCCTTTTACAGGATGTCCGTGATACGCGAAACTGGGAGCCCTGGCTTCTTTACATGATAGGCGGCGTTGAACAAACATCGCGGCAGACAACTCTCTTGATTCACGGAATAAAAAAACTCATGCAGGACTACAAGCAAAAGCTCAAGACTGAACATCCAAAGATGTACAGCCACGAGCTGTTAAACAACCTGTTTCGGCATCCCTACACGAAGATCGACTACCTTGTTCGCGATTTAGGCGTTACCCGAAAAACAGCCTCAAAGTACCTCGATGATCTTGTAGAGATTGGACTTGTTTCAAAGCACAAGATTGGGAAGGAGAACTTCTACTTGAACGACTCGCTCTTCCAGCACTTGCAGGAATAA
- a CDS encoding PFL family protein — MMFSPVEIQETVDMFMRHKLDVRAITMGISLRDCAGPSGEASRSRIREKLLRTAGRLVSVGREIEAEFGVPIINKRISVTPISLVAESSDETDFTPWAKTLDEVAVELGVDFVGGFSALVQKGMTSGDRRLINSIPRALAETNRVCASINLGTTKNGINMDAVKLMGQIIRETAAATSDRDGLGCAKLVVFCNAPEDNPFMAGAFHGVGEGETVLSVGVSGPGVVKAACEQYRGQPLDVLADGIKKTAFKITRMGLLVGQEAARRLEVPFGILDLSLAPTPAVGDSVARILEEMGLESAGAPGTTAALAMLTDMVKKGGVMASTNVGGLSGAFIPVSEDEGMVAAVRAGSINLEKLEAMTCVCSVGLDMIAIPGDTTAETISGIIADELAIGMVNNKTTAVRVIPVPGKAAGEWAEFGGLLGGAPIMPVNTFSCADFINRGGRIPAPIHSFRN; from the coding sequence ATGATGTTTTCTCCGGTAGAAATTCAAGAAACGGTAGACATGTTTATGCGCCACAAGCTCGACGTCCGCGCGATCACGATGGGAATCTCCCTCCGCGACTGCGCAGGACCTTCGGGCGAAGCTTCCCGCTCCCGCATCCGGGAAAAGCTCCTGCGGACCGCCGGACGGCTGGTGTCCGTTGGTCGGGAAATCGAGGCCGAGTTCGGCGTTCCCATCATCAACAAGCGCATTTCCGTGACTCCCATATCCCTTGTCGCTGAATCCTCCGACGAGACCGACTTTACTCCGTGGGCTAAAACCCTGGACGAGGTCGCCGTAGAGCTTGGCGTGGATTTCGTGGGCGGCTTTTCCGCCCTCGTTCAGAAGGGCATGACCTCCGGCGACAGGCGGCTCATCAATTCGATCCCCCGCGCTCTGGCTGAAACGAACCGGGTGTGCGCCTCCATCAATCTGGGAACCACCAAAAACGGCATCAACATGGACGCCGTCAAGCTCATGGGGCAGATTATCCGCGAAACCGCCGCCGCCACCAGCGACCGCGACGGACTGGGCTGCGCCAAACTCGTCGTGTTCTGCAACGCGCCCGAGGACAACCCCTTCATGGCGGGAGCCTTCCACGGAGTCGGCGAGGGCGAGACGGTGCTGTCCGTCGGCGTTTCCGGCCCCGGCGTCGTGAAAGCCGCCTGCGAGCAGTATCGGGGCCAACCGCTCGACGTGCTTGCCGACGGCATCAAGAAAACCGCGTTCAAGATCACGCGGATGGGCCTGCTCGTCGGCCAGGAAGCCGCGCGCCGGCTCGAGGTTCCCTTCGGCATTCTGGACCTGTCTTTGGCGCCGACTCCGGCCGTCGGCGATTCGGTCGCCAGGATTCTGGAGGAAATGGGCCTGGAGTCCGCGGGAGCCCCGGGAACGACGGCCGCCCTGGCGATGCTCACCGATATGGTGAAAAAAGGCGGCGTAATGGCGTCCACCAACGTGGGCGGGCTTTCAGGAGCCTTCATTCCCGTTTCCGAAGACGAGGGGATGGTCGCGGCGGTTCGCGCCGGTTCGATCAATCTGGAAAAACTGGAAGCGATGACCTGCGTCTGCTCGGTCGGGCTCGACATGATCGCTATTCCCGGAGATACGACTGCCGAGACGATTTCCGGCATCATTGCGGATGAGCTGGCCATCGGCATGGTGAACAATAAAACGACGGCCGTCCGCGTAATCCCCGTTCCGGGAAAGGCGGCGGGCGAGTGGGCGGAGTTCGGCGGGTTGCTCGGCGGAGCGCCCATCATGCCGGTGAATACCTTTTCCTGCGCGGATTTCATTAACCGCGGCGGACGGATTCCCGCCCCCATTCATAGTTTCCGCAACTGA
- a CDS encoding YgiQ family radical SAM protein produces the protein MNTAFLPVNRADLQARNWPECDFIIVSGDAYVDHPAFAAALLGRLLEAQGWKVGIIAQPDCNDSRNQYGLARLGQPRLAWLVSAGAMDSMVARYTANNKPRSGDSYSPGGKIGFRPDRAIITYVSKIREISKGVPIIIGGIEASLRRMAHYDYWSNTVRRSVLLDSKADLLVYGMGETPILEIADKLSRGEPLRGIRGTCWRTGREDEVPRDGVKLPSFEEIKASKEAFCEHYLIQERNTDPFSGSVLVEQSEARFVVQEKPCFPLETAEFDRVMELPYARTWHPDYDAAGGIPALEEVQFSLTSCRGCFGACAFCAITFHQGRLIQTRSHESLEREAVLLSKRSDFKGYIHDVGGPSANFRVPACEKQKTAGACPDRQCLGTEPCPALKADHSDYVRLLRRLRALPNIKKVFVRSGIRFDYVMKDPDKTFLRELCEHHVSGQLKVAPEHTSDAVLSCMRKSSHGVWKEFEKAFQEINADLGKKQYLIPYYIASHPGADLADALHTALALKKTGFVPDQVQDFYPTPGTLATCMYWTGLDPETGKEVPVARGAHERALQRALLQFNKPENRKLVIEALQKLNREDLLPVLLGKAPVRTRKK, from the coding sequence GTGAATACAGCTTTTCTACCGGTAAACCGTGCGGATTTGCAGGCTCGCAACTGGCCGGAGTGCGACTTCATCATCGTTTCCGGCGACGCGTATGTAGACCACCCGGCCTTCGCGGCGGCTCTTCTCGGGCGGCTGCTGGAGGCTCAGGGCTGGAAGGTCGGAATCATCGCCCAACCCGACTGCAACGATTCCCGGAACCAGTACGGGCTCGCCCGCCTCGGACAGCCCCGGCTGGCCTGGCTGGTGAGCGCGGGAGCCATGGATTCCATGGTAGCCCGCTACACCGCGAACAATAAACCCAGATCGGGCGACTCCTATTCGCCCGGCGGCAAGATCGGCTTTCGTCCCGACCGGGCGATCATAACCTACGTATCCAAAATCCGCGAAATCTCGAAGGGCGTTCCGATTATCATCGGCGGGATAGAAGCGTCCCTGAGGCGCATGGCGCATTACGACTACTGGTCGAATACCGTACGCCGCTCCGTCCTTCTGGACAGCAAGGCCGACCTGCTCGTGTACGGCATGGGGGAAACGCCCATCCTCGAGATAGCGGATAAACTCTCCAGAGGCGAACCGCTTCGGGGAATACGGGGAACTTGCTGGCGCACCGGCAGGGAAGATGAAGTGCCCCGCGACGGCGTCAAACTTCCCTCGTTCGAAGAAATCAAAGCATCGAAAGAAGCCTTTTGCGAACACTACCTCATCCAGGAGCGAAACACCGATCCGTTTTCCGGCTCGGTTCTCGTCGAGCAGAGCGAAGCCAGATTCGTTGTACAGGAGAAGCCCTGCTTCCCCCTGGAAACCGCCGAGTTCGACCGGGTCATGGAGCTGCCCTACGCCAGAACCTGGCATCCGGACTACGACGCGGCCGGCGGCATTCCCGCCCTCGAGGAAGTACAGTTTTCGCTCACCAGCTGCAGGGGCTGCTTCGGCGCATGCGCCTTTTGCGCGATCACCTTTCATCAGGGACGGCTCATTCAAACGCGCAGCCATGAATCCCTGGAAAGGGAGGCCGTCTTGCTCAGCAAGCGCAGCGATTTCAAGGGCTACATCCACGACGTGGGCGGTCCAAGCGCCAATTTCCGCGTTCCGGCCTGCGAAAAGCAGAAAACTGCCGGAGCCTGCCCCGACAGGCAGTGCCTGGGAACCGAACCCTGCCCCGCGCTCAAGGCGGACCACTCGGATTACGTTCGGCTCTTGCGCCGATTGCGGGCGCTGCCGAACATAAAAAAGGTTTTTGTCCGCTCCGGAATCCGTTTCGATTACGTAATGAAAGATCCCGACAAAACATTCTTGCGGGAGCTGTGCGAGCATCACGTCTCAGGCCAGCTGAAGGTGGCGCCCGAACATACGTCCGATGCCGTTCTCTCCTGCATGAGAAAATCGAGCCACGGAGTGTGGAAGGAATTTGAAAAAGCCTTTCAGGAAATAAATGCAGACCTGGGGAAAAAGCAATATCTCATTCCCTACTACATCGCAAGCCATCCGGGAGCCGATTTGGCCGACGCTTTGCACACTGCCCTCGCCCTTAAAAAAACCGGCTTCGTTCCCGACCAGGTGCAGGATTTTTATCCGACGCCGGGAACGCTTGCGACCTGCATGTACTGGACAGGATTGGACCCGGAAACAGGAAAAGAAGTTCCGGTAGCCCGCGGGGCCCATGAGAGGGCGCTGCAGCGGGCCCTCCTCCAGTTCAACAAGCCGGAAAACCGGAAACTGGTAATAGAAGCGCTCCAAAAGCTGAACAGGGAAGACCTGCTGCCCGTCCTGCTCGGAAAAGCTCCCGTACGAACCCGCAAAAAATAA
- a CDS encoding META domain-containing protein, producing MNIRLRPALCIIPLSLALFFSCAQLPSNKSPEKPAAARADKPAKSSKESITALSGKTWLLGGILLDAGFIPLEPGHGSDARMLLHPDGTMEGSTGTNLFSGTWHSSSKSAESGLITFKIAKTTRMAAPNEIAAAFETRFLRHLQEIRAFKTGKDSVQFRGESDTVLLKWIHRGDSAF from the coding sequence ATGAACATCCGCCTTCGTCCCGCCCTCTGCATTATTCCGCTGTCGCTCGCGCTCTTCTTCTCGTGCGCGCAGCTTCCTTCGAATAAATCGCCGGAAAAACCCGCGGCCGCGCGCGCCGATAAACCGGCAAAAAGCTCGAAGGAAAGCATCACAGCGCTATCGGGAAAAACATGGCTTCTCGGCGGCATCCTGCTCGACGCCGGATTCATACCGCTTGAGCCGGGCCACGGCTCGGACGCGCGTATGCTGCTGCACCCGGACGGCACGATGGAAGGCTCTACCGGAACAAACCTGTTTTCCGGAACCTGGCATTCGTCTTCAAAATCGGCGGAAAGCGGCCTGATTACCTTCAAAATCGCCAAAACAACCCGGATGGCGGCGCCGAACGAAATAGCGGCCGCCTTCGAAACCCGATTTCTCCGGCATCTGCAGGAAATACGCGCCTTTAAAACAGGAAAGGACTCCGTCCAATTCCGGGGGGAATCGGACACAGTCCTTCTCAAATGGATACATCGGGGCGACTCGGCCTTTTAA
- a CDS encoding methyl-accepting chemotaxis protein, with protein MSMESFFTSSFSGKSFIEKSKARVFFYYSLFMYAALAMLILLYSTMPIPPHIARKGFIGAVLIILLVTLSLFALRKGRLTLAVWVYALPTILAVSALRLLNSPGAPETAFSTYIFYMPYLIVFVAVFGNRWQTVCTTAFFFLTNWATWFLVRGVPGEIGTGIHTGIVNSSLGLLTTGIVSVSLINIVDKYISQMRSEADESQRKLERIRAAMEIAHDGVHVGHTLVSESGAMQTAAELIEREIAGIRDEMLSLRSDAERTADANAGVVASTETLSRSTQGYHAITEQASSAVVEMTASIENISAVSSKSGTGIELLSKSVAAGIETAETSAHTIASLTESSEALQEVVAVIGAISSQTNLLAMNAAIEAAHAGESGKGFAVVAEEIRRLAEETATNSKTIEDGLRTFFGKINLAEESNRHIGEAFREIGNAISATRSAFDEISSGMKELAYGTGEINSSVSDVVASSRDMSDSIKKMNSMIADNAGAVGSLREKSASALSRLDSITASFRDILSRAENVRSLGKKSDEVIHDLDESIKAI; from the coding sequence ATGAGTATGGAAAGTTTCTTCACCTCTTCGTTTTCCGGCAAAAGTTTCATCGAAAAAAGCAAGGCGCGCGTTTTCTTCTATTACAGCCTTTTCATGTACGCCGCGCTCGCTATGCTGATTCTCCTGTACAGCACGATGCCCATCCCGCCGCACATCGCCCGAAAGGGCTTCATCGGAGCGGTGCTTATCATCCTGCTCGTAACCCTCAGCCTTTTCGCCCTCCGGAAAGGCCGTTTGACCCTCGCCGTCTGGGTGTACGCCCTGCCCACCATTCTGGCGGTCTCGGCTCTCAGGCTCCTGAACTCGCCCGGAGCTCCGGAAACGGCGTTCAGCACCTACATCTTTTACATGCCCTATCTCATCGTATTCGTCGCGGTATTCGGAAACCGCTGGCAAACGGTGTGCACTACCGCCTTTTTCTTTCTGACCAACTGGGCTACCTGGTTCCTCGTGCGCGGCGTTCCGGGAGAAATCGGCACCGGCATTCACACGGGCATCGTAAACAGTTCGCTTGGACTCCTGACCACCGGCATTGTTTCGGTCTCGCTGATCAACATCGTGGATAAATATATCAGCCAGATGCGCAGCGAAGCGGACGAATCCCAGCGCAAGCTGGAGCGAATCCGCGCCGCCATGGAAATCGCCCACGACGGCGTGCACGTAGGCCATACCCTGGTATCCGAATCGGGCGCCATGCAAACGGCCGCCGAGTTGATCGAACGCGAAATAGCCGGCATCCGTGACGAAATGCTCTCCCTCCGCTCGGACGCCGAGCGCACCGCGGACGCGAACGCCGGAGTCGTCGCCTCCACGGAAACCCTGTCGCGCTCCACCCAGGGATACCACGCCATAACGGAACAGGCCTCCTCGGCCGTCGTTGAAATGACCGCATCAATAGAAAACATCTCGGCGGTATCCTCAAAAAGCGGAACGGGAATCGAGCTTCTCTCCAAATCGGTCGCCGCCGGAATCGAAACGGCGGAAACCTCCGCTCATACGATAGCCTCGCTCACGGAAAGCAGCGAAGCCCTTCAGGAAGTAGTCGCCGTCATCGGCGCCATCTCGAGCCAGACGAACCTGCTCGCGATGAACGCCGCCATAGAAGCCGCCCACGCGGGAGAAAGCGGCAAGGGTTTCGCCGTCGTCGCCGAAGAAATCAGGCGCCTCGCGGAAGAAACCGCGACGAACAGCAAAACCATCGAAGACGGACTGAGAACCTTCTTCGGCAAGATCAATCTCGCGGAAGAATCGAACCGCCATATCGGAGAAGCCTTCAGGGAAATCGGGAATGCGATATCGGCGACCCGCTCGGCCTTCGACGAAATCAGCTCGGGAATGAAGGAACTCGCCTACGGAACCGGGGAAATCAACAGTTCCGTCTCGGACGTAGTCGCCTCCTCGCGCGACATGTCGGATTCCATCAAGAAGATGAACTCCATGATCGCGGACAACGCGGGAGCGGTCGGATCCCTGCGCGAAAAAAGCGCGAGCGCCCTGTCCCGCCTCGATTCCATCACCGCGTCCTTCCGCGACATCCTCTCCCGCGCGGAAAACGTCCGCTCCCTCGGCAAAAAAAGCGACGAAGTCATCCACGACCTCGACGAATCGATCAAGGCTATCTAA
- a CDS encoding ATP-dependent 6-phosphofructokinase yields the protein MSDAPYDFTIETLGPCKVKSPIQLSNVEGDFIANYVSDDDYVRYRLDAYIDQVVGPCKQSELLEKAGPRENIFFNPSHVHAAIVTCGGLCPGLNDVIRALVRCLWHRYGVRRITGIRFGFKGLLPEYGFETLPLTPELVDDCHKTGGSILGTSRGGGDRVVEIADAIEKLNLNMVFIIGGDGTQRGSLEIAEEIEKRGLKISVVGIPKTVDNDLSFIQKSFGFDTAVVKAAESVAAAHMEAHSQINGIGLVKLMGRESGFIATHTAIASHEANFVLIPEVPFELDGPKGFLHYLEDRLRKRHHAVIVVAEGAGQDLLEGEGGTDDSGNKKLADIGVFLRDKMAAYFKSIGMHINLKYIDPSYQIRSAPAAPIDSIYCERLGNNAVHAAMCGKTKLIIGLVHNKFVHLPIKVVTHKRNYVDPEGSLWRDCLDATSQPILMVNDKEAFLRNSLNRSKAKK from the coding sequence ATGTCGGATGCCCCATACGATTTTACGATTGAGACTCTCGGCCCGTGCAAGGTAAAGTCTCCGATCCAGTTGTCGAATGTCGAAGGCGACTTTATCGCGAACTACGTAAGCGACGACGATTACGTGCGATATCGGCTCGATGCCTACATCGATCAGGTCGTCGGCCCCTGCAAACAGTCCGAGCTCTTGGAAAAAGCCGGCCCGAGGGAAAATATCTTCTTTAATCCAAGCCATGTCCATGCCGCCATCGTAACCTGCGGAGGCCTGTGTCCCGGTCTTAACGACGTGATCAGAGCCCTCGTCAGATGCCTCTGGCATCGGTACGGCGTGCGCCGGATCACCGGAATCCGCTTCGGCTTCAAAGGCCTTTTGCCGGAATACGGTTTTGAGACGCTTCCCCTTACTCCCGAGCTTGTGGACGATTGCCACAAAACCGGCGGTTCGATATTGGGCACTTCGCGCGGCGGCGGCGACCGGGTCGTCGAAATCGCCGACGCTATCGAAAAGCTCAATCTCAATATGGTGTTCATCATCGGAGGCGACGGCACCCAGCGCGGGTCTCTCGAGATCGCCGAGGAAATCGAGAAGCGCGGGCTGAAGATATCCGTCGTGGGCATTCCGAAGACCGTCGATAACGACCTTTCCTTCATCCAAAAATCCTTCGGTTTCGACACCGCCGTCGTAAAGGCCGCGGAATCAGTAGCGGCGGCTCACATGGAGGCGCATTCCCAGATCAACGGCATCGGATTGGTGAAGCTGATGGGCCGGGAGTCTGGCTTTATCGCTACTCATACCGCCATCGCGAGCCACGAGGCGAATTTCGTTCTCATCCCCGAAGTGCCGTTCGAACTCGACGGACCCAAGGGATTCCTGCATTATCTGGAAGATCGGCTCAGAAAGCGGCATCACGCAGTCATAGTCGTCGCCGAAGGCGCCGGCCAGGATCTCCTCGAGGGAGAAGGCGGCACGGACGACTCTGGAAACAAGAAGCTGGCTGATATCGGAGTCTTTTTACGAGACAAAATGGCGGCCTACTTCAAATCGATCGGAATGCACATCAATCTAAAATACATCGATCCGAGCTATCAGATCCGCTCTGCGCCTGCGGCTCCCATCGACTCGATCTACTGCGAGCGTTTGGGAAACAACGCGGTCCATGCCGCGATGTGCGGAAAAACCAAGCTGATAATCGGCCTTGTGCATAACAAGTTCGTGCATCTCCCGATCAAGGTTGTCACGCACAAGCGAAACTACGTCGATCCGGAAGGTTCGCTGTGGAGGGATTGCCTGGACGCGACCAGCCAGCCGATCCTGATGGTGAACGACAAGGAAGCGTTTTTGCGGAACAGTCTGAACCGGAGCAAGGCCAAGAAATAA
- a CDS encoding ACT domain-containing protein, producing the protein MNAIITVVGTDQVGIIARLSSWLAEHGINIIDISQTILSGNFVMMMMVDLSKATCAIQETKESLTLLGADLGVSINMMHEQVFTAMHRI; encoded by the coding sequence ATGAATGCGATAATCACAGTTGTAGGAACCGATCAGGTGGGCATCATCGCCCGTCTCTCCTCCTGGCTTGCCGAACACGGCATCAATATAATCGACATCTCCCAAACGATTTTGTCGGGGAATTTCGTCATGATGATGATGGTGGATCTTTCCAAGGCTACCTGCGCGATTCAGGAAACGAAAGAATCCCTGACGCTTTTAGGCGCCGATTTAGGGGTGAGCATCAACATGATGCATGAGCAGGTTTTTACCGCCATGCACCGCATCTAA
- a CDS encoding Gx transporter family protein produces MIRSSRTEIATAWFGALCFFLSAVEYLIPKPLPFLRLGLANLPIMLATEILPLPAFAVLVLVKILAQGLIGGTLFSYIFLFSAAGTLSSALLMYLLALPGKRRISYAGISVAGAFASNAAQLGMARWYIFGPSAWYIAPPFLAVGAVSGLLLGLFANRFASRSQWLEGLRSGTGSLPKDAFDPDSGAQTGPAARKQGFFNAPAFRAAAGFAFLGVLLFSDNPAIQGAVVAAAAVLLICDGGKISSVPALVMTAGIIGFNLLTPFGKVLYQPFGLPITEGALLSGIQKALTVEGMLFISRWMMKSGFRLPGKPGELIARVLSILGYLTARKSRFDPKEPIASIDRIMLGDETEPR; encoded by the coding sequence ATGATTCGATCCTCCCGCACGGAGATCGCGACCGCATGGTTCGGCGCTCTCTGCTTTTTCCTCTCTGCAGTTGAATACCTCATCCCGAAGCCGCTTCCCTTCCTCAGGCTCGGCCTCGCGAATTTGCCCATCATGCTCGCAACGGAAATACTTCCCTTGCCGGCCTTCGCGGTGCTTGTGCTTGTAAAGATCCTTGCCCAGGGCCTGATCGGGGGGACTCTTTTCTCCTATATTTTTCTCTTTTCGGCCGCAGGAACACTGAGCTCCGCCCTTCTCATGTACCTGCTCGCTCTTCCGGGAAAACGCCGTATTTCCTACGCCGGCATCAGCGTCGCCGGAGCCTTCGCCTCGAACGCGGCTCAGCTCGGCATGGCGCGCTGGTATATCTTCGGTCCGAGCGCGTGGTATATCGCGCCGCCCTTTCTGGCCGTCGGCGCGGTCAGCGGACTCCTTCTGGGTCTTTTCGCGAACCGCTTCGCGAGCCGATCGCAGTGGCTCGAGGGTCTTCGCTCAGGGACTGGATCTCTGCCAAAAGACGCCTTCGACCCGGACAGCGGCGCTCAAACTGGCCCAGCCGCGCGTAAGCAGGGGTTCTTCAACGCGCCTGCTTTTCGGGCAGCCGCAGGTTTTGCGTTTTTAGGCGTACTGCTCTTTTCTGATAATCCCGCGATTCAGGGAGCTGTAGTCGCGGCGGCGGCCGTTCTTCTGATATGCGACGGAGGCAAGATCAGCTCGGTTCCCGCGCTCGTAATGACTGCCGGCATTATCGGCTTTAATCTGTTAACGCCGTTCGGCAAGGTTCTTTATCAGCCTTTCGGATTGCCGATTACGGAAGGAGCCCTTCTCTCCGGAATTCAAAAAGCCCTCACGGTGGAGGGCATGTTGTTCATTTCTCGATGGATGATGAAGAGCGGCTTTCGCCTGCCGGGAAAACCGGGAGAATTGATCGCCCGGGTGTTGTCCATTCTCGGCTATCTGACAGCCCGAAAGAGCCGGTTCGATCCGAAAGAGCCGATCGCGAGCATAGACAGAATTATGCTCGGAGACGAGACAGAGCCTCGCTAG